Proteins found in one Pseudorasbora parva isolate DD20220531a chromosome 11, ASM2467924v1, whole genome shotgun sequence genomic segment:
- the LOC137092886 gene encoding paternally-expressed gene 3 protein-like, with protein MSIRILPPANLRERVARHRCLSALRQEGLGIGGFAQFFWTMAVGLDYNDAALKDIFNTCLDDPLPAWEMDSLRSLDFWGFSRYLCLRCHGGMPIPSESTCRKLSTLPRLSRHVHDPLLASTKRLRSRERKVVQSITPTTESSETALATPEPVKPTAIFSQATRLVAVTKSKSRSAILEPDLSTSVIQEPIKSTALAPQTIMAVPATSESPKSTSGFPVSAKIIPESGKSSVVPESIRSVPFTSESARPVSVTESMKVTAILPGLAELAADTTEAVKHTGSTRRKRKKKKVCAKQPTILHSLAPAVSSPVKAFKPVTSQVMPSETISAIPVIFTEAVPKLPIDSAAEAFSKCLAGLIKATQVLVKPVLATELNFPESAVPEPAAESAVPEPAAESAVPEPAAESAVPEPAAESAVPEPAAESAVPEPAAESAVPEPAAESAVPEPAAESAVPEPAAESAVPEPAAESAVPEPAAESAVPEPAAESAVPEPAAESAVPEPAAESAVPEPAAESAVPEPAAESAVPEPAAESAVPEPAAESAVPEPAAESAVPEPAAESAVPEPAAESAVPEPAAESAVPEPAAESAVPEPAAESAVPEPAAESAVPEPAAESAVPEPAAESAVPEPAAESAVPEPAAESAVPEPAAESAVPEPAAESAVPEPAAESAVPEPAAESAVPEPAAESAVPEPAAESAVPEPAAESAVPEPAAESAVPEPSAVPEPAAESAVPEPAAESEVEYKLSCPRRWRKRRAYIGRSDALLGVPSPFFQEGLNQEAPAPKRSPVSAPSPVPNPVRASPSVPEPCFRGGRPRARFRGGRPRARFRGGRPRARFRGGRPRARFRGGRPRARFRGGRPRARFRGGRPRARFRGGRPKARVRGGLLEPASEEAAPVPSSQAQETATESVPEPASAAQEGAPKSVPENASAAQTDLSESSPRSVPEAIEGISAVPKGTPELSPVAIPAATGHGSVSVPEAVYVSPELIPLTHTLPASLAMAPEFTPKSFPNQGLIPKTVSVPEVLDSVSGAFTYSVISPESTKPNWKPRPVRPFPVSKGLPSQVPTPPFPPSVFSGYGFPKPAPPNPASNILPGSIPTRPSFPSVFPGQFGTSMFMPHLPPQLVSSGISMPGLDAWRRPLDGGYCQGSPLTALSILSLFSVSLFVLCLNTCLCLSLCLPCAPCVPPPCFLLPHPLV; from the exons ATGAGTATCAGAATCCTGCCACCTGCTAACCTCCGGGAGAGAGTGGCCCGCCATCGATGCCTGTCTGCTCTTCGCCAGGAGGGCTTGGGTATAGGGGGTTTTGCCCAGTTTTTCTGGACCATGGCTGTGGGGCTAGATTATAATGATGCTGCGCTCAAGGACATATTTAACACCTGCTTAGATGACCCCCTGCCTGCATGGGAGATGGATTCTCTCAGGAGTCTAGATTTCTGGGGTTTCTCCCGGTACCTTTGTCTTCGCTGTCATGGAGGTATGCCAATTCCATCTGAATCTACTTGCAGGAAACTCTCCACTCTTCCCCGGCTGTCACGTCATGTTCATGATCCTCTCCTGGCCTCTACCAAGAGACTAAGGTCCAGAGAGAGAAAGGTGGTCCAGTCCATCACCCCTACCACGGAGTCATCTGAGACTGCTCTGGCTACCCCAGAGCCAGTCAAGCCAACTGCTATCTTCTCCCAGGCAACCAGGTTAGTTGCAGTCACTAAGTCCAAGTCACGTTCTGCCATTCTTGAACCAGACCTGTCTACCTCTGTTATTCAAGAACCAATCAAGTCAACCGCACTTGCGCCTCAGACAATTATGGCCGTTCCAGCCACTTCAGAGTCTCCCAAATCAACCTCTGGTTTTCCGGTGTCTGCCAAGATTATTCCTGAGTCAGGCAAGTCAAGTGTAGTCCCTGAGTCAATTAGATCTGTTCCTTTTACTTCAGAGTCTGCCAGGCCTGTTTCAGTTACTGAGTCGATGAAGGTCACCGCTATCCTGCCTGGGTTGGCCGAGTTGGCTGCAGATACTACAGAGGCAGTCAAGCACACAGGGTCAACCCGACGAAAGCGTAAGAAGAAAAAGGTCTGTGCAAAGCAGCCTACTATTCTCCATTCTCTAGCTCCAGCGGTATCGAGTCCTGTGAAAGCTTTTAAGCCAGTTACCAGTCAGGTCATGCCCTCAGAGACCATTTCTGCCATTCCTGTAATATTCACAGAGGCCGTCCCCAAGCTGCCCATTGACAGTGCTGCTGAGGCTTTCTCTAAATGTCTTGCAGGTCTTATCAAGGCCACACAAGTTTTGGTCAAGCCTGTCCTGGCTACAGAGTTAAATTTTCCggagagcgcagtccccgagcccgctgccgagagcgcagtccccgagcccgctgccgagagcgcagtccccgagcccgctgccgagagcgcagtccccgagcccgctgccgagagcgcagtccccgagcccgctgccgagagcgcagtccccgagcccgctgccgagagcgcagtccccgagcccgctgccgagagcgcagtccccgagcccgctgccgagagcgcagtccccgagcccgctgccgagagcgcagtccccgagcccgctgccgagagcgcagtccccgagcccgctgccgagagcgcagtccccgagcccgctgccgagagcgcagtccccgagcccgctgccgagagcgcagtccccgagcccgctgccgagagcgcagtccccgagcccgctgccgagagcgcagtccccgagcccgctgccgagagcgcagtccccgagcccgctgccgagagcgcagtccccgagcccgctgccgagagcgcagtccccgagcccgctgccgagagcgcagtccccgagcccgctgccgagagcgcagtccccgagcccgctgccgagagcgcagtccccgagcccgctgccgagagcgcagtccccgagcccgctgccgagagcgcagtccccgagcccgctgccgagagcgcagtccccgagcccgctgccgagagcgcagtccccgagcccgctgccgagagcgcagtccccgagcccgctgccgagagcgcagtccccgagcccgctgccgagagcgcagtccccgagcccgctgccgagagcgcagtccccgagcccgctgccgagagcgcagtccccgagcccgctgccgagagcgcagtccccgagcccgctgccgagagcgcagtccccgagcccgctgccgagagcgcagtccccgagcccgctgccgagagcgcagtccccgagcccgctgccgagagcgcagtccccgagcccgctgccgagagcgcagtccccgagcccgctgccgagagcgcagtccccgagccc agcgcagtccccgagcccgctgccgagagcgcagtccccgagcccgctgccgagagcgaAGTCGAGtacaaattgtcatgccctCGCaggtggaggaagaggagggcCTATATTGGCAGGTCAGATGCCCTTCTAGGGGTCCCTAGCCCATTTTTCCAGGAGGGCCTGAATCAAGAGGCTCCAGCCCCTAAGCgtagtccagtgtcggctccatcTCCTGTTCCAAATCCAGTGAGGGCTTCGCCTTCTGTGCCAGAGCCCTGCTTCAGAggtggccgtcccagagcccgcttcagaggtggccgtcccagagcccgcttcagaggtggccgtcccagagcccgcttcagaggtggccgtcccagagcccgcttcagaggtggccgtcccagagcccgcttcagaggtggccgtcccagagcccgcttcagaggtggccgtcccagagcccgcttcagaggtggCCGTCCCAAAGCCCGCGTCAGAGGAGGCCTTCTAGAGCCCGCGTCAGAGGAGGCCGCCCCAGTGCCTtccagtcaagcccaggagaCCGCTACAGAGTCAGTCCCCGAGCCGGCCAGTGCGgcccaggagggcgctcccAAGTCTGTCCCAGAGAACGCCAGTGCAGCCCAGACTGACCTTTCCGAGTCAAGCCCAAGATCTGTTCCTGAGGCCATTGAGGGCATCTCTGCAGTCCCCAAGGGCACCCCAGAGTTAAGTCCAGTAGCTATCCCTGCAGCCACAGGGCACGGTTCTGTGTCAGTGCCTGAGGCCGTCTATGTCTCTCCTGAACTCATTCCCCTGACACACACCCTTCCTGCCAGTCTGGCCATGGCCCCTGAGTTCACTCCCAAGTCCTTCCCCAATCAAGGTTTAATCCCTAAGACTGTGTCGGTCCCTGAAGTCCTAGATTCTGTTTCAGGAGCCTTTACATATTCTGTCATTTCCCCTGAATCTACCAAGCCCAATTGGAAACCCAGACCCGTTAGGCCATTCCCTGTATCGAAGGGTCTCCCCAGTCAAGTTCCCACCCCCCCCTTCCCaccctctgtgttttctggTTATGGTTTCCCTAAGCCAGCACCTCCCAATCCAGCCAGTAATATTTTGCCCGGTTCTATTCCCACCCGCCCCTCCTTTCCTTCTGTGTTCCCTGGCCAGTTTGGGACTTCAATGTTTATGCCCCACCTGCCCCCCCAGTTGGTGTCATCGGGGATTTCGATGCCTGGTTTGGACGCCTGGAGGCGTCCATTGGATGGGGGGTACTGTCAGGGTTCTCCTCTGACAGCTCTGTCTATTTTGTCTCTGTTTAGTGTgtctttgtttgtgttgtgCTTGAACACATGTCTCTGTCTTAGTTTGTGTTTGCCCTGTGCTCCTTGTGTCCCACCTCCTTGTTTCCTGTTACCACACCCCCTTGTTTAG